Proteins encoded together in one Vanessa tameamea isolate UH-Manoa-2023 chromosome 28, ilVanTame1 primary haplotype, whole genome shotgun sequence window:
- the LOC113391816 gene encoding isochorismatase domain-containing protein 1-like isoform X1, with product MARNLLKLGALEAQKTVFLLCDVQETFRPHIKHFGEVVRVANKMLEAAKHFNIPVYVSEQYPKGLGHTTKDINVDGAALVYDKTTFSMYSQELKDRLKKDVPNLGSVVLFGIETHVCIEQTVIDLLNEDINVHVLADGVSSRSLMDRNLALQRMQSMGCFITTAENVLFKLLRDKEHSAFKMISKLNREPTADVFDLHVTSKL from the exons atggcaCGTAATTTATTGAAACTGGGAGCCTTAGAGGCACAAAAAACAGTGTTTTTACTGTGCGATGTTCAAGAAACATTCCGACCCCATATTAAACACTTTGGGGAAGTCGTAAGAGTCGCAAATAAAATG cTAGAAGCGGCTAAACACTTTAATATACCAGTTTATGTGTCAGAGCAATATCCAAAAGGCTTAGGTCACACCACCAAGGATATAAATGTTGATGGAGCAGCCCTTGTCTATGATAAAACTACATTCTCTATGTATAGTCAAGAACTTAAAGACAGGCTGAAGAAGGATGTACCGAACTTGGGGTCTGTGGTACTGTTTGGTATTGAG acaCATGTTTGCATAGAGCAAACAGTTATAGACTTACTGAATGAAGATATTAATGTACATGTGTTAGCTGATGGGGTATCGTCAAGGTCACTCATGGATCGAAACCTTGCTTTACAG CGCATGCAATCCATGGGATGTTTTATAACCACCGCTGAGAATGTCTTGTTCAAACTTTTGAGAGACAAAGAACACTCTGCATTCAAAATGATCTCTAAATTGAACAGAGAACCAACAGCTGATGTATTTGACTTACACGTGACTTCCAAACTTTAA
- the LOC113391816 gene encoding isochorismatase domain-containing protein 1-like isoform X2 yields MARNLLKLGALEAQKTVFLLCDVQETFRPHIKHFGEVVRVANKMLEAAKHFNIPVYVSEQYPKGLGHTTKDINVDGAALVYDKTTFSMYSQELKDRLKKDVPNLGSVVLFGIETHVCIEQTVIDLLNEDINVHVLADGVSSRSLMDRNLALQRFQSLGCFVGTSENVLFKLLKDKNHPVFKQISKLNTKPTPSEFGAED; encoded by the exons atggcaCGTAATTTATTGAAACTGGGAGCCTTAGAGGCACAAAAAACAGTGTTTTTACTGTGCGATGTTCAAGAAACATTCCGACCCCATATTAAACACTTTGGGGAAGTCGTAAGAGTCGCAAATAAAATG cTAGAAGCGGCTAAACACTTTAATATACCAGTTTATGTGTCAGAGCAATATCCAAAAGGCTTAGGTCACACCACCAAGGATATAAATGTTGATGGAGCAGCCCTTGTCTATGATAAAACTACATTCTCTATGTATAGTCAAGAACTTAAAGACAGGCTGAAGAAGGATGTACCGAACTTGGGGTCTGTGGTACTGTTTGGTATTGAG acaCATGTTTGCATAGAGCAAACAGTTATAGACTTACTGAATGAAGATATTAATGTACATGTGTTAGCTGATGGGGTATCGTCAAGGTCACTCATGGATCGAAACCTTGCTTTACAG cGATTCCAGTCGTTGGGCTGTTTTGTTGGAACTTCtgagaatgttttatttaagttgttaaaagataaaaatcaccccgttttcaaacaaatatcaaaactgAATACTAAACCTACACCTTCTGAATTTGGTGCcgaagattaa
- the LOC113391854 gene encoding isochorismatase domain-containing protein 1-like, translated as MARKLLKLGALEAKKTAFFLCDVQETFRPRIKHFGEVVVVANKMLDAAKHLKIPVYVSEQHINSFGHTTKDINLDGTFVYHKTVFSMYSPEIKERLKEDVPNLGSVVVFGIAAHICVEQTVMDLLHEDINVHILADGVSSQSLMDSDLALQRFQSMGCFVATSENVLFKLLRDMSHPAFKEVTALIQNEPTPDEFGAAK; from the exons atggcacGGAAATTATTAAAACTCGGAGCTTTAGAGGCAAAGAAAACAGCGTTTTTTTTATGCGACGTTCAAGAAACGTTCAGACCTCGAATTAAACACTTTGGGGAAGTGGTAGTGGTCGCAAATAAAAtg TTAGATGCAGCAAAACACTTAAAGATACCGGTTTATGTATCAGAACAACATATAAACAGCTTCGGTCACACTACCAAAGATATAAATCTAGATGGAACATTTGTTtatcacaaaactgttttctcCATGTATAGTCCAGAAATCAAGGAGAGATTGAAGGAGGATGTACCTAACTTGGGGTCAGTGGTGGTGTTTGGTATTGcg GCTCATATATGTGTAGAACAAACAGTGATGGACTTACTACATGAAGATATTAATGTTCATATATTAGCTGATGGTGTATCGTCGCAATCACTGATGGATAGTGATCTTGCTTTACAG cGATTTCAATCTATGGGATGTTTTGTGGCTACATCAGAGAATGTACTATTTAAGTTATTAAGGGATATGAGTCATCCTGCTTTTAAAGAAGTAACAGCATTAATTCAAAATGAACCGACACCTGATGAATTTGGTgcagcaaaataa